The sequence CGACAAAAGCTTCCGCAGTAATTGCATCCAGCAATGAAATGCTTGGGGGTAAAGATGGCATAATTGTGGATAAGCCTCAATTGGCTATTGCCAAGGTGTTGGAATATTATTCACCTCAATATCCAAAGCAAAAGGGTGTTCATAAAACAGCACTTGTTGATCCATCAGCGAAGATTGGTGATGGTGTTTCAATTGGCCCGAATACAATTATTGAAAGTGGTGTAACCATTGGAGAGAATGCAATTCTTGGGGCCAATAATATTATTCATTCAGATTCAGTTATCGGGGTTGATTCTGAAATAAAACATAATACTACTTTTTATCACCGCACCATTATTGGTGACCGGTGTTTAATCCATTCCGGCGCTGTTATTGGGTCTGATGGATACGGCTTTGTCAGCGACAAAGACATCCATTTTAAGATTCCACAAAATGGAAAGGTTGTTATTGGGAATGATGTGGAAATAGGTGCAAATTGTACGATAGACCGAGGGACAATTGGCGATACCATCATAGAAGATATGTGTAAATTTGATAATGGTGTACAAATTGCCCACAATGTAACCATTGGTAAAGGTTGTTTGCTCACGGCGCATGTTACCATCGCTGGGAGTTCAAAAATTGGAGAATTCTGTATTTTCGGCGGGCAAGCAGGCGCAATTGATCATGTTACGATTGGGGACCGTGCAATTTTTGCCTGTTATACAGCAGTCATGAAAGACCTTCCGGGTGGGAAAATTTATTCAGGTGCCCCGGCACGTGAAATAAAAGAAAAAAACCGCCGAGATGCTGTTCATGTAGAGGTTAAGCAGTTGAAAAATCGACTAAAAAAAATAGAAGAAAAATTAGAAGTAGCGCTATAAATGACCCCAATTAAATATCAGCGTACAATAGGGAAAGAGGCCTCTTGTGTAGGCGTCGGTCTTCATACTGGCGTTGAAACAAAGATTACCTTTAAAC is a genomic window of Candidatus Neomarinimicrobiota bacterium containing:
- the lpxD gene encoding UDP-3-O-(3-hydroxymyristoyl)glucosamine N-acyltransferase produces the protein MATLKELADVVQGAVVGDSNMDIAGVSTVQEGKPGTITFVAHPKYFKYAESTKASAVIASSNEMLGGKDGIIVDKPQLAIAKVLEYYSPQYPKQKGVHKTALVDPSAKIGDGVSIGPNTIIESGVTIGENAILGANNIIHSDSVIGVDSEIKHNTTFYHRTIIGDRCLIHSGAVIGSDGYGFVSDKDIHFKIPQNGKVVIGNDVEIGANCTIDRGTIGDTIIEDMCKFDNGVQIAHNVTIGKGCLLTAHVTIAGSSKIGEFCIFGGQAGAIDHVTIGDRAIFACYTAVMKDLPGGKIYSGAPAREIKEKNRRDAVHVEVKQLKNRLKKIEEKLEVAL